One Elusimicrobiaceae bacterium genomic region harbors:
- a CDS encoding NAD(P)-binding domain-containing protein yields the protein MKKIIFGQAEQKKIAVLGAGNIGASIARGLAASGEPIRRAESRQPYYFTGAMPST from the coding sequence ATGAAAAAAATCATTTTCGGGCAGGCGGAACAGAAAAAAATCGCCGTTCTGGGCGCCGGCAACATAGGCGCGTCCATCGCGCGCGGCCTGGCGGCGTCGGGCGAGCCGATCCGCCGGGCGGAATCCCGGCAACCGTATTATTTCACGGGCGCCATGCCCAGCACATAA
- a CDS encoding NAD(P)H-dependent oxidoreductase has protein sequence MRIAVINGSPKGADSVTLQYVNYLALKNPGHTFTVIHAAARAQEFETEPGAMRDALAILSDSDAVAWCTPVYYMLVPAQLKRFIELLFENSAGPVLKGRRAFALLTSVHFFDQLAAQYLGEISRDLGLEFFAAHSGEMNDLLQPQGRLAAEDFFRDFLWFSGRSLPVAGPGPCVPCPAREIAAREQAEKPGRRALIMVFDSPQSRAADMARAYAEAAPAACSVQYMEELDIKGGCLGCIHCGWNNECVYQDGFARFFDREVSAADTVVFALPVKDRFFPALFKRYLDRTFFKGHVPVLAGKTLVFLVEGDLNAAPVALEFIYSYAENSGARLCGVVTDRADDIAAGLAAAAAAADYFAGRKTGAPQTYRSAGAEKIFRDMLYNMDFVFHADYLFYKKCGLFRFANQERGAKLVSTVISLLCRFPRFRRAFTAGMVKNMAAQHKSVIEKLRKQRGGGDGI, from the coding sequence ATGAGAATCGCCGTCATTAACGGAAGTCCCAAAGGCGCCGACAGCGTCACCTTGCAGTATGTGAATTATCTGGCGTTGAAAAATCCCGGCCATACATTTACCGTTATCCACGCCGCGGCGCGGGCGCAGGAATTTGAAACCGAGCCCGGCGCCATGCGCGACGCGCTCGCAATCCTTTCTGACAGCGACGCGGTGGCCTGGTGCACCCCGGTTTATTACATGCTCGTGCCGGCCCAGCTCAAGCGGTTCATCGAGCTGCTTTTCGAAAACAGCGCCGGGCCGGTTCTGAAAGGCCGGCGCGCGTTCGCCCTGCTTACATCGGTTCATTTTTTCGACCAGCTCGCGGCGCAATACCTGGGTGAAATTTCCCGCGACCTCGGCCTGGAGTTTTTCGCCGCGCATTCCGGCGAGATGAACGACCTGCTTCAGCCGCAGGGGCGGCTTGCCGCCGAGGATTTTTTTCGGGATTTTCTGTGGTTTTCCGGGCGCAGCCTGCCGGTTGCCGGGCCGGGCCCTTGCGTGCCGTGCCCGGCGCGGGAAATTGCGGCCCGCGAGCAGGCCGAAAAGCCGGGCCGCAGGGCGCTGATCATGGTTTTCGATTCCCCGCAGAGCCGCGCCGCGGATATGGCGCGCGCTTACGCGGAGGCTGCTCCCGCCGCCTGTTCGGTTCAGTATATGGAGGAGCTCGACATTAAAGGCGGGTGTCTCGGGTGTATCCATTGCGGCTGGAACAACGAATGCGTTTATCAGGACGGGTTCGCCCGGTTTTTCGACAGGGAAGTTTCCGCCGCGGACACCGTGGTTTTCGCGTTGCCGGTTAAAGACAGGTTCTTCCCGGCCCTGTTCAAACGCTATCTCGACCGGACATTTTTCAAAGGGCATGTTCCAGTGCTGGCCGGCAAAACGCTGGTTTTTCTGGTGGAAGGCGATCTCAACGCCGCGCCGGTTGCGCTGGAATTCATTTATTCTTATGCTGAAAATTCCGGCGCGCGGCTTTGCGGAGTGGTGACCGATCGCGCGGATGATATCGCCGCCGGCCTTGCCGCCGCGGCGGCCGCCGCGGATTATTTCGCGGGCAGGAAAACCGGCGCGCCGCAGACCTACCGAAGTGCGGGCGCGGAAAAAATCTTCCGGGATATGCTGTATAACATGGATTTCGTTTTCCACGCCGATTACCTGTTTTATAAAAAATGCGGACTGTTCCGGTTTGCCAATCAGGAGCGCGGGGCGAAACTGGTTTCAACCGTCATCAGCCTGCTGTGCAGGTTTCCGCGGTTTCGCCGGGCATTCACGGCGGGCATGGTGAAGAACATGGCGGCGCAGCACAAGTCCGTAATTGAAAAACTGCGAAAACAGCGGGGCGGTGGCGATGGCATTTAA
- a CDS encoding adenylate/guanylate cyclase domain-containing protein, with protein sequence MRQKRRVADSQVRETIFNGPPRRVGISPGRVIQGGAGPENRKNLTVPGDPVSTAARLETIAKPNSPCISEITWSCIKTRDGFEFAGRELLKSKREPIPVYRLIETAP encoded by the coding sequence TTGCGGCAAAAGCGCCGGGTTGCTGATTCTCAAGTCCGGGAAACGATTTTCAACGGGCCGCCGCGGCGGGTCGGCATCAGTCCGGGCCGCGTCATTCAGGGCGGCGCGGGGCCGGAAAACCGCAAAAACCTGACCGTGCCCGGCGATCCCGTCAGCACCGCCGCGCGGCTGGAAACAATCGCGAAACCGAATTCCCCGTGTATTTCCGAAATCACCTGGTCGTGCATAAAAACACGCGACGGGTTTGAATTTGCCGGCAGGGAATTGCTTAAAAGCAAGCGGGAGCCGATTCCGGTTTACCGGCTGATCGAAACGGCGCCATAA
- a CDS encoding MFS transporter — MKRNRVKSSLTASLKDGFCWSFMFGFVDSYYLPAAIMLGAGALEVGFVRSFPLLLGAVLLLLADWLVRLAKSRKKIILLGAHSQALALAAGGICCLPGGRTALYVFMAAVAVYVSAGLLINPPWVSLMAEYLPPGKRGFYLGWRERLLGFSLAFFVAVAGGVLHLAGGHEYAGFAALFFAGALARWRSAHYIAKMYEPAHMKTGGANCTYLEFFGSARNSNIAAFVLAAAVMMFSVYIAGPFFAVYMLRDLGFAYWQYAAILMAGQMTLYIMSQHWGSLCDRHGSRRVAMVAATAIPLIPLLWMCTTKWYLLFLIELASGTAWAAYGRAAINFIYDSAAPDLRTRYLAFLGVSVGLAQFAGGLCGGWLYERLPGWTGAANPFVLLLLVSCAGRVAARWLFSKVTEPKRVCDNPGDFLLRAFDPRRMIGIEN; from the coding sequence ATGAAACGCAATCGGGTAAAATCCAGCCTTACCGCCTCTCTTAAAGACGGATTCTGCTGGTCGTTCATGTTCGGTTTTGTTGATTCCTACTATCTGCCGGCCGCCATAATGCTCGGAGCCGGCGCGCTGGAAGTGGGGTTCGTGCGGTCGTTTCCGCTGCTGCTGGGCGCGGTGCTGCTCCTGCTGGCCGACTGGCTGGTGCGGCTGGCGAAAAGCCGTAAAAAAATTATTTTGCTGGGCGCGCACTCTCAGGCGCTGGCACTCGCGGCGGGCGGGATCTGCTGCCTGCCGGGCGGACGGACTGCGCTGTATGTGTTCATGGCGGCAGTCGCGGTCTATGTGTCGGCCGGCCTGCTGATCAATCCGCCCTGGGTCAGCCTGATGGCGGAATATCTGCCGCCGGGCAAACGCGGGTTTTATCTCGGCTGGCGGGAACGCCTGCTCGGTTTTTCGCTTGCTTTTTTCGTGGCGGTCGCCGGCGGTGTTCTTCATTTGGCGGGCGGCCACGAGTACGCCGGCTTTGCCGCACTTTTCTTCGCCGGCGCGCTGGCGCGCTGGCGCAGCGCGCACTATATCGCGAAAATGTACGAGCCGGCGCACATGAAAACCGGCGGGGCAAACTGCACCTATCTGGAATTTTTCGGCAGCGCCCGCAATTCCAATATCGCCGCGTTTGTGCTGGCGGCGGCGGTAATGATGTTTTCCGTTTATATCGCAGGTCCGTTTTTCGCGGTTTATATGCTCAGGGATCTGGGGTTTGCCTACTGGCAGTACGCCGCGATACTCATGGCCGGGCAGATGACGCTTTATATCATGTCCCAGCATTGGGGCAGCCTGTGCGACCGGCACGGCTCGCGCCGGGTGGCCATGGTCGCGGCGACGGCGATCCCGCTCATTCCGCTGCTGTGGATGTGCACCACGAAATGGTACCTGCTTTTCCTGATCGAGCTGGCATCGGGCACGGCCTGGGCGGCGTACGGGCGCGCCGCGATCAATTTCATTTACGACAGCGCCGCCCCGGACCTGCGCACCAGATATCTGGCTTTTCTGGGCGTAAGCGTAGGGCTGGCCCAGTTTGCGGGCGGGCTGTGCGGCGGATGGCTTTACGAGCGGCTGCCCGGCTGGACCGGCGCGGCAAATCCGTTTGTCCTGCTGCTGCTTGTGTCCTGCGCCGGGCGTGTGGCGGCGCGCTGGCTGTTTTCAAAAGTCACCGAACCGAAGCGGGTTTGTGACAATCCTGGCGATTTCCTGCTGCGCGCGTTCGACCCGCGCCGCATGATCGGCATCGAAAACTGA
- the rimO gene encoding 30S ribosomal protein S12 methylthiotransferase RimO, with translation MSTVFVISLGCPKNLTDTETMLGSLLAKGHTLVQEESGADAVLLNTCAFIKPARAEAEREIRRLCALKRKGRIGKVLVAGCLVQKNGAALQAQFPDVDVFAGLGAIEKIARLLEKSQHCFGPAPATLHLPRYKAQATAPHSAYLKIADGCNNRCAYCTIPEIRGPFRSKPVEEILLEARDMALRGVTEISVIAQDTTNYGSDLYGRPALLSLLKKMTGIDGINWIRLMYVYPEKIDRALLEFMASSPKICRYLDMPLQHSADSVLKAMNRRCTGLQLADKVRLIRRLVPGIAIRTNFITGFPGETERDFNSLLEFIETNEFENVGVFTYWREPGTPAAAMKKQVPQALKQARAEALIKAQSRVVDRLNRRLLNTETDIIADTARTGRMPCDAPDIDGYVEIKTRTPLVPGRIVRVKITGAKGYARTAVLA, from the coding sequence ATGTCCACAGTGTTTGTCATCAGTCTGGGTTGCCCGAAAAATCTGACCGATACGGAAACAATGCTCGGCTCACTGCTCGCCAAAGGCCACACGCTTGTGCAGGAGGAATCTGGCGCCGACGCCGTTTTGCTCAACACCTGCGCGTTCATAAAACCCGCGCGCGCGGAGGCGGAACGCGAAATCCGCCGGTTATGCGCGCTCAAGCGCAAAGGCAGAATCGGAAAAGTGCTGGTGGCGGGCTGCCTGGTGCAGAAAAACGGGGCGGCTCTGCAGGCTCAGTTTCCCGACGTGGACGTGTTCGCCGGGCTTGGCGCGATCGAAAAAATAGCGCGGCTGCTGGAAAAATCGCAGCACTGCTTCGGGCCGGCGCCGGCCACCCTGCATTTGCCGCGCTACAAGGCGCAGGCCACCGCGCCGCACTCGGCTTACCTTAAAATCGCCGACGGCTGCAACAACCGCTGCGCCTATTGCACCATTCCGGAAATCCGCGGGCCGTTCCGGTCCAAGCCGGTCGAGGAAATCCTGCTTGAAGCGCGCGATATGGCGTTGCGCGGCGTCACTGAAATTTCCGTGATCGCGCAGGACACCACCAATTACGGAAGTGATCTTTACGGCCGGCCGGCGCTCCTTTCTCTGCTGAAAAAAATGACCGGAATTGACGGAATCAACTGGATCCGGCTGATGTATGTCTATCCTGAAAAAATTGACCGCGCGCTGCTCGAATTCATGGCTTCCAGTCCTAAAATCTGCCGGTATCTGGATATGCCGCTCCAGCATTCGGCGGACAGTGTTTTAAAAGCCATGAACCGCCGTTGCACCGGCCTGCAGCTAGCCGACAAAGTGCGGCTGATCCGCCGGCTCGTGCCCGGCATTGCGATCCGCACCAATTTCATAACCGGGTTCCCCGGCGAAACCGAACGGGATTTTAACAGCCTGCTTGAATTTATCGAAACAAACGAGTTTGAAAATGTGGGCGTATTCACTTACTGGCGGGAACCGGGCACGCCCGCCGCGGCAATGAAAAAGCAGGTTCCTCAGGCGCTGAAACAGGCCCGCGCGGAGGCGCTGATCAAGGCGCAGAGCCGGGTTGTTGACCGGCTCAACCGCCGGCTGCTCAATACCGAAACCGATATTATCGCCGATACCGCCCGCACGGGCCGCATGCCCTGCGACGCGCCGGACATAGACGGTTATGTGGAAATAAAGACCAGAACGCCGCTTGTGCCCGGCCGCATTGTGCGGGTGAAAATAACCGGCGCGAAAGGTTACGCGCGCACGGCGGTTTTGGCCTAG
- the hydF gene encoding [FeFe] hydrogenase H-cluster maturation GTPase HydF, producing the protein MKTTPKSLRLHIGIFGRTNTGKSSLLNLLSGQDAALVSAIAGTTTDTVEKTMELLPVGPVVFLDTAGLDDPTALGAARVSRTEKALDRADVMLLVVEGDSWGGFEDRIAAESLAKNAPLIVAVNKTDLIPLSDAVQAKLENRRYFTVSCAPGTDRDPYLRRFKELLIECVPEDFIAPPPILGDLVPKNGLAALVIPIDSQAPKGRIILPQVQAIRDALDNACACAIARETQYPLLLQRLNTPPDLVVCDSQAVDRVARDTPVCVKVTTFSILFARLKADLDEMAANTAALDRLKPGARVLVSESCSHHPVEEDIGRRKIPRWLSEKIGGELRFDTACGRDFPDNLDDYSLIIQCGGCMQTRRDMLLRLSRAKKANVPITNYGLAISWSKNVLERVLEPFPSALAAYRAAAG; encoded by the coding sequence ATGAAAACAACTCCGAAATCGCTTCGCCTGCATATAGGCATTTTCGGCCGCACGAACACGGGCAAATCCAGCCTGCTCAATCTGCTGTCCGGGCAGGACGCGGCGCTTGTGTCCGCCATAGCCGGCACGACTACCGACACCGTGGAGAAAACAATGGAACTGCTGCCGGTCGGGCCGGTGGTGTTTCTCGACACTGCCGGTCTTGACGACCCGACCGCGCTAGGCGCCGCGCGCGTCAGCCGCACGGAAAAAGCGCTCGACAGGGCCGATGTGATGCTGCTGGTTGTCGAGGGCGACAGCTGGGGCGGGTTTGAAGACCGCATAGCGGCAGAATCGCTCGCCAAAAACGCGCCGCTTATCGTGGCGGTGAACAAGACGGACCTTATCCCGCTGTCAGACGCCGTGCAAGCGAAACTCGAAAACAGACGGTATTTTACGGTGTCCTGCGCGCCGGGAACCGACCGGGATCCATATCTGCGGCGGTTCAAGGAACTGCTGATCGAATGCGTGCCGGAAGACTTCATCGCGCCGCCGCCGATTCTGGGCGATCTGGTTCCGAAAAACGGACTGGCGGCGCTGGTTATTCCCATAGACTCGCAGGCTCCCAAAGGGCGCATCATACTGCCTCAGGTGCAGGCGATCCGCGACGCGCTTGACAACGCCTGCGCGTGCGCCATAGCGCGCGAAACGCAATACCCGCTTCTGCTTCAGCGCCTGAACACGCCGCCGGATCTTGTCGTGTGCGACAGCCAGGCCGTTGACCGGGTCGCGCGCGACACGCCCGTCTGCGTAAAAGTCACCACTTTTTCCATCCTGTTCGCGCGGCTGAAAGCCGATCTTGACGAAATGGCCGCCAATACCGCCGCGCTTGACCGGTTAAAACCTGGCGCGCGGGTGCTGGTGTCGGAATCCTGCAGCCACCACCCGGTTGAAGAAGATATCGGCCGCCGGAAAATTCCGCGCTGGCTAAGCGAAAAAATCGGCGGGGAACTGCGGTTCGATACCGCGTGCGGGCGCGATTTTCCCGATAACCTGGATGACTATTCCCTTATAATACAGTGCGGCGGCTGTATGCAGACCCGGCGCGACATGCTGCTGCGCCTGTCCCGCGCAAAAAAAGCGAACGTGCCGATAACCAATTACGGTCTCGCAATTTCCTGGTCAAAAAATGTGCTGGAGCGGGTGCTGGAACCTTTTCCATCCGCGCTGGCCGCGTATCGCGCCGCAGCCGGATAA